A stretch of Candidatus Sulfotelmatobacter sp. DNA encodes these proteins:
- a CDS encoding DUF1501 domain-containing protein, translating into MQLSRSSFLLGALSGLTVVGRTDDFFARALAQAPLGAAGADDDRVLVVVNLQGGNDGLNTVVPFGMPDYYRFRPTIGIPAGNVLRLDDVVGFNPALAPLKKMYDAGQVAVVQGVGYPNPDHSHFRSTEIWQTATPDGYVSTGWLGRYLDGAGLPHDNLFNAVALTNVLPEVLVAKTTDVPAIDALRGYGLVSDRVALNRDAFHAFAQDAQVPFDSPYLAQVAEIEDHAQRGAQELPKLIAGYKTDATYPATPLGRSLALAAQIVGSKLGTRVLYVQHGSFDTHTTQPQTQDRLLADFANAVAAFYADLTAHGNDRRVLTMTFSEFGRRVEENASRGTDHGEAAPLFLIGGGVKGGLYGRHPELAQLSMGNLPFSTDFRTVYATVLEQWLGRPSTAIVNGSFATLPVLT; encoded by the coding sequence ATGCAGCTCTCTCGTTCGTCGTTTCTCCTGGGTGCGCTCTCGGGGCTTACCGTCGTCGGACGGACCGACGATTTCTTCGCGCGAGCGCTCGCGCAGGCGCCGCTGGGTGCCGCGGGTGCGGACGACGATCGCGTGCTGGTCGTCGTCAACCTGCAGGGCGGAAACGACGGCCTCAACACGGTGGTGCCGTTCGGGATGCCCGACTACTACCGCTTCCGGCCCACGATCGGGATTCCGGCCGGCAACGTGCTGCGCCTCGACGACGTCGTCGGCTTCAATCCCGCGCTCGCGCCGCTCAAGAAGATGTACGACGCCGGGCAGGTCGCGGTCGTGCAGGGCGTCGGGTACCCCAACCCCGACCACTCGCACTTCCGCTCGACGGAGATCTGGCAGACGGCGACGCCTGACGGTTACGTCTCGACCGGCTGGCTCGGGCGCTATCTCGACGGCGCCGGCTTGCCGCACGACAACCTCTTCAACGCCGTCGCGCTGACGAACGTGTTGCCGGAGGTGCTGGTCGCCAAGACGACCGACGTCCCCGCCATCGACGCGTTGCGCGGCTACGGTTTGGTCAGCGACCGGGTCGCGCTCAACCGCGACGCCTTCCACGCCTTCGCGCAGGATGCGCAGGTGCCGTTCGACTCGCCGTACTTGGCGCAGGTCGCCGAGATCGAAGACCACGCCCAGCGCGGCGCGCAAGAGCTGCCCAAGCTGATCGCGGGCTACAAGACCGACGCGACCTATCCGGCGACGCCGCTCGGGCGCAGTCTCGCGTTGGCGGCGCAGATCGTCGGCTCCAAGCTCGGTACGCGCGTGCTCTACGTGCAGCACGGCTCGTTCGACACGCACACGACCCAGCCGCAGACGCAGGACCGGCTGCTGGCCGACTTCGCGAACGCCGTCGCCGCGTTCTACGCCGACCTGACCGCGCACGGCAACGACCGCCGCGTGCTGACCATGACCTTCAGCGAGTTCGGCCGGCGGGTGGAAGAGAACGCCAGCCGCGGCACCGATCACGGCGAGGCCGCACCGCTGTTCCTCATCGGCGGCGGCGTCAAGGGCGGCCTGTACGGCCGGCACCCCGAGCTCGCGCAGCTCAGCATGGGCAATCTGCCGTTCTCGACGGATTTCCGGACCGTCTACGCGACGGTGCTCGAGCAGTGGCTGGGACGCCCGTCGACCGCCATCGTCAACGGAAGCTTCGCGACCTTGCCGGTCCTCACGTAG
- a CDS encoding DUF1800 domain-containing protein: MAAPQTTLASPSYRPAGSLDATTALRPYAGPWNRRLAAHLLRRAGFGGSPADVDRYTSLGPAQAAAALVRFDDGPAAEPPLLQPQLVAPPGLYGKNAATDDATVAARKSFQMRNNVIRRDNLIALQTWWLERMIATPAPLQEKMALFWHGHFTSSPEKGTTEQELLAQNQLFRTFALGNVRELTLRVSQDPAMLRYLDNNVNVKAHPNENYARELMELFTLGIGNYTETDVRESARAFTGWSFRRNADDTGTFVARRFQHDEGVKTFLRQTGNFDGGDIVRIIFQQPACPRFFATKLLSFFVYDDPEPALVDQVAALLRHHDFDLRPVMATLLASNVFYSDRAYRALVKSPVQFVVGTHQLFGVSDVRPAELGALRAMGQVLFYPPNVKGWDGGAAWLNSQTVLTRENFANAVAENPKMTADAAWIQPTMRTMDPTQVAFILTDTMLQGDVSHAAQTQLVSYLSGSGQSALAQLSVENIDERVRGAAYLTMAMPAYQLA, translated from the coding sequence GTGGCCGCTCCGCAGACGACTCTCGCTTCACCGTCATATCGCCCGGCCGGTTCGCTCGATGCGACGACCGCGCTCCGCCCGTACGCCGGACCGTGGAACCGCCGGCTCGCGGCCCACCTGCTGCGGCGTGCCGGTTTCGGCGGCTCGCCCGCCGACGTCGACCGGTATACGTCGCTCGGCCCGGCGCAGGCGGCCGCCGCGCTGGTGCGCTTCGACGACGGGCCGGCCGCCGAGCCGCCGCTGCTGCAGCCGCAGCTGGTCGCGCCGCCGGGTCTGTACGGGAAGAACGCGGCTACCGACGACGCGACCGTGGCCGCGCGCAAATCGTTCCAGATGCGCAACAACGTCATCCGCCGCGACAACCTGATCGCGTTGCAGACCTGGTGGCTCGAGCGGATGATCGCAACGCCGGCGCCGCTGCAAGAGAAGATGGCGCTGTTCTGGCACGGCCACTTCACCAGCTCGCCGGAGAAGGGCACGACCGAGCAGGAGCTGCTGGCACAGAACCAGCTCTTCCGCACCTTCGCGCTGGGCAACGTGCGCGAACTGACGCTGCGGGTCTCGCAGGACCCCGCCATGCTGCGCTACCTCGACAACAACGTCAACGTCAAGGCGCACCCGAACGAGAACTACGCCCGCGAGCTGATGGAGCTCTTCACGCTCGGAATCGGAAACTATACTGAGACCGACGTGCGCGAATCGGCGCGAGCGTTCACCGGCTGGAGCTTCCGTCGCAACGCCGACGACACCGGAACGTTCGTGGCACGGCGCTTCCAGCACGACGAGGGCGTCAAGACGTTCCTGCGCCAAACCGGCAACTTCGACGGCGGCGACATCGTGCGCATCATTTTCCAGCAGCCCGCGTGCCCGCGCTTCTTCGCGACCAAGCTGCTCTCGTTCTTCGTCTACGACGATCCCGAGCCCGCGCTGGTCGATCAGGTCGCGGCGCTCTTACGGCACCACGACTTCGACCTGCGCCCGGTGATGGCGACGTTGCTGGCCAGCAACGTCTTCTACAGCGACCGCGCCTATCGGGCGCTGGTCAAGAGCCCCGTGCAGTTCGTCGTCGGAACGCATCAGCTGTTCGGCGTTTCCGACGTCCGGCCGGCCGAGCTCGGCGCGCTGCGCGCGATGGGCCAGGTGCTGTTCTATCCGCCCAACGTCAAAGGCTGGGACGGCGGCGCGGCCTGGCTCAACAGCCAGACGGTGCTGACCCGCGAGAACTTCGCCAACGCCGTCGCCGAGAACCCGAAGATGACGGCCGACGCGGCCTGGATCCAGCCGACGATGCGCACCATGGACCCGACGCAAGTCGCCTTCATCCTCACCGACACGATGCTGCAGGGCGACGTCTCGCACGCCGCCCAGACGCAGCTCGTCTCGTATCTCTCCGGCAGCGGCCAATCGGCCCTGGCCCAGCTCTCCGTCGAGAACATCGACGAACGCGTCCGCGGCGCAGCCTATCTGACGATGGCGATGCCTGCGTATCAGTTGGCATAA
- a CDS encoding carboxyl transferase domain-containing protein, with product MSLLESHVDRDSAFEHNAASMATLVEDLRANLARVRGGGGPAAVERHRARGKLTARDRIDRLVDPGSAFLELSALAAHDMYGNDAPAAGIVTGIGAVSGTDCVIIANDATVKGGTYYPMTVKKHLRAQEIAAQNGLACIYLVDSGGAFLPLQDEVFPDRDHFGRNFYNQARMSAEGIPQIASVMGSCTAGGAYVPAMSDETVIVKDEGTIFLGGPPLVQAATGEIVTAEELGGADVHTRISGVADHFAVDDEHALGIVRQIVAHVDRRPYDPWPLRTPRPPARDPHDLYGIIPADARQSYDVREVIARLVDGSDFAEFKARYGTTLVCGFAHLEGHPVGILANNGILFSESALKGAHFIELCCKRGIPLLFLQNITGFMIGREYENRGIAKDGAKLVTAVACAEVPKFTVVIGGSFGAGNYGMCGRAYAPRQLWMWPNARISVMGGAQAASTLLTVRMNADAERDKPALSAAEQDAFKAPILEKYELEGNPYYSSARLWDDGIIDPLDTRRVLSIGLRAARYAPPKATTFGVFRM from the coding sequence GTGAGCCTGCTCGAATCCCACGTCGACCGCGACTCGGCCTTCGAACACAACGCCGCGTCGATGGCGACGCTCGTCGAGGATCTGCGCGCCAACCTCGCGCGCGTGCGCGGCGGCGGCGGCCCCGCGGCGGTCGAACGCCATCGCGCGCGCGGCAAGCTGACCGCGCGCGACCGCATCGACCGCCTGGTCGATCCCGGCAGCGCGTTCCTGGAGCTCTCGGCACTGGCCGCGCACGACATGTACGGCAACGACGCACCGGCCGCCGGCATCGTGACCGGCATCGGCGCGGTGTCGGGAACCGACTGCGTCATCATCGCCAACGACGCGACCGTCAAAGGCGGCACCTACTATCCGATGACCGTCAAGAAGCATCTGCGCGCGCAGGAGATCGCGGCGCAGAACGGTTTGGCGTGCATCTACCTGGTCGACTCCGGCGGCGCGTTCTTGCCGCTGCAGGACGAGGTCTTCCCCGACCGCGACCATTTCGGGCGCAACTTCTACAATCAGGCGCGCATGTCGGCCGAGGGCATCCCGCAGATCGCCTCGGTGATGGGCTCGTGCACGGCCGGGGGCGCCTACGTGCCGGCGATGTCCGACGAGACCGTCATCGTCAAGGACGAGGGGACGATCTTCTTGGGCGGGCCGCCGCTGGTGCAAGCCGCGACCGGCGAGATCGTCACCGCCGAAGAGCTGGGCGGCGCCGACGTGCACACTCGGATCAGCGGCGTCGCCGATCACTTCGCCGTCGACGACGAGCACGCGCTCGGCATCGTACGGCAGATCGTCGCGCACGTCGACCGCCGGCCCTACGATCCGTGGCCGCTGCGCACGCCGCGGCCACCGGCGCGCGACCCGCACGATCTGTACGGGATCATCCCGGCCGACGCGCGGCAGAGCTACGACGTGCGCGAGGTGATCGCGCGCCTGGTCGACGGCTCCGACTTCGCCGAGTTCAAGGCGCGCTACGGCACGACGCTGGTGTGCGGCTTCGCGCACCTCGAGGGCCACCCGGTCGGCATCCTCGCCAACAACGGCATCTTGTTCAGCGAGTCCGCGCTCAAGGGCGCGCACTTCATCGAGCTGTGCTGCAAGCGCGGCATTCCGCTGCTCTTCCTGCAGAACATCACCGGGTTCATGATCGGGCGCGAGTACGAGAACCGCGGTATCGCCAAGGACGGCGCCAAGCTCGTCACCGCGGTCGCCTGCGCCGAGGTGCCGAAGTTCACCGTCGTCATCGGCGGCAGCTTCGGCGCCGGCAACTACGGGATGTGCGGACGCGCCTACGCGCCGCGCCAGCTCTGGATGTGGCCCAACGCGCGCATCAGCGTCATGGGCGGCGCGCAGGCGGCCTCGACGCTGCTGACGGTGCGCATGAACGCCGACGCCGAGCGCGACAAACCAGCGCTCAGCGCGGCCGAGCAAGACGCGTTCAAGGCGCCGATCCTCGAGAAGTACGAGCTCGAGGGGAACCCGTATTACTCTTCGGCGCGGTTGTGGGACGACGGCATCATCGATCCGCTCGACACGCGCCGCGTCCTGAGCATCGGCTTACGCGCCGCGCGCTACGCGCCGCCGAAAGCGACGACCTTCGGCGTCTTCCGCATGTAA